A genomic window from Candidatus Methylacidiphilum fumarolicum includes:
- the glgX gene encoding glycogen debranching protein GlgX, which translates to MEKDTIYTALPGRIYPLGATWDGQGVNFALYSEHATKVELCLFDSAGKETKIPITDCTDYIWTVYIPSLSPGQLYGYRVHGPYEPQAGHRFNPHKLLLDPYAKLVKGELNWNEAVFGYKINDPQSDLSFNETDSAPYVPLSVVVDSKQSPGKKEPKPSIPWHKTIIYELHVKGFTQKNEKIPPEFRGTFLGLASQPAIDHLLNLGITAVELMPIHQHISEEHLIRKGLVNYWGYNTISFFAPDQRFVASQTDLDPITQFKTMVQALHAAGIEIILDVVYNHTAEGNQLGPTLCFRGIDNAAYYRLSVDNPRYYMDFSGCGNGFNMQNPRVIQLIMDSLRYWVETMGVDGFRFDLASALARELYEVDKLSTFFDAILQDPILSQVKLIAEPWDVGDGGYQVGNFPVRWAEWNGRYRDDVRKFWKGDLGTLPEFANRLAGSSDLYEQSGRKPYASINFVTCHDGFTLMDLVSYNQKHNEANLEENRDGNNDNNSWNCGIEGPTDDKSILELRTRQRKNFLATLLFSIGVPMLLAGDELGHSQKGNNNAYCQDNELTWLDWNLEEEKKEFLQFIITLIKIRKEEPVFQRSKFFHGRTIRGTNIKDILWLDCDGSPLTDEKWNAGFIKSFQVYMAGDLIGDIDSEGKPIKGNSILICFNGSENDIVFKLPTRRNNRSWTRVIDTSYGQLSAEDFPGESTYQLKDRSLALFRGLRPKE; encoded by the coding sequence ATGGAAAAAGATACCATCTATACCGCATTGCCTGGCCGAATCTATCCTTTAGGAGCAACCTGGGATGGGCAAGGCGTCAACTTCGCTCTCTATTCCGAACATGCCACCAAAGTCGAGCTTTGCCTGTTTGACTCAGCGGGAAAGGAAACAAAAATACCGATAACCGATTGTACTGATTACATCTGGACTGTCTATATTCCCTCCCTTTCACCAGGACAGTTGTATGGCTACAGAGTTCATGGTCCCTATGAACCTCAGGCAGGGCATCGGTTTAATCCTCACAAACTCTTGCTCGATCCTTACGCTAAACTTGTCAAAGGTGAACTCAACTGGAATGAGGCTGTTTTTGGTTACAAGATAAATGACCCTCAATCCGATCTTTCTTTTAACGAGACAGACAGTGCTCCCTATGTTCCTCTATCGGTCGTAGTAGATTCCAAGCAGTCCCCAGGAAAAAAGGAGCCTAAGCCATCTATCCCTTGGCATAAGACCATCATTTATGAGCTACACGTCAAAGGATTTACTCAGAAAAATGAAAAAATCCCACCAGAATTCCGAGGAACTTTTTTAGGCTTAGCTTCCCAACCCGCCATTGACCATCTGCTTAATCTAGGGATTACAGCAGTGGAATTAATGCCCATCCATCAACATATCTCTGAAGAACATTTGATAAGAAAAGGACTGGTGAACTACTGGGGTTATAATACTATAAGTTTTTTTGCTCCCGATCAGCGTTTTGTAGCTTCTCAAACAGATCTTGACCCCATTACTCAATTTAAAACCATGGTCCAAGCCCTGCATGCCGCAGGGATCGAAATCATTCTCGATGTTGTTTACAATCACACAGCCGAAGGCAATCAATTAGGCCCTACCCTTTGCTTCAGAGGCATTGACAATGCTGCTTACTATAGACTTTCTGTTGATAACCCTAGATACTACATGGATTTTAGTGGCTGTGGCAATGGATTTAACATGCAAAACCCAAGAGTTATCCAGCTGATCATGGACAGTCTTCGCTACTGGGTAGAAACGATGGGAGTTGATGGGTTTCGTTTTGATCTAGCAAGTGCTCTTGCTAGAGAACTCTATGAAGTGGATAAACTATCAACTTTTTTCGATGCCATTTTGCAAGATCCCATTCTTTCTCAGGTAAAACTCATTGCTGAGCCGTGGGATGTAGGAGATGGGGGCTATCAAGTTGGCAATTTCCCTGTCAGATGGGCTGAATGGAATGGTAGATACCGAGATGATGTGAGAAAATTCTGGAAAGGGGATCTTGGCACATTGCCTGAGTTTGCCAATCGGCTGGCAGGTTCGAGTGATCTGTATGAGCAGAGTGGACGAAAACCCTATGCAAGCATTAACTTTGTTACTTGCCATGATGGTTTTACTCTCATGGATCTTGTAAGCTACAACCAGAAGCATAACGAAGCCAATCTAGAAGAAAATAGAGATGGGAATAACGATAATAATAGCTGGAATTGCGGAATAGAAGGTCCAACCGATGATAAATCAATTTTAGAGCTTAGAACACGACAGAGAAAAAATTTTCTTGCAACACTCCTTTTTTCCATTGGAGTGCCAATGCTCCTTGCTGGAGATGAATTAGGCCATAGTCAAAAAGGAAATAACAATGCTTACTGTCAGGACAATGAATTGACATGGTTAGACTGGAATTTGGAAGAAGAAAAGAAGGAATTTCTGCAATTTATTATAACATTGATCAAAATCCGTAAGGAAGAACCGGTGTTTCAAAGAAGCAAATTTTTTCATGGAAGAACAATCCGTGGTACAAACATAAAAGATATTCTTTGGTTGGACTGTGATGGCAGCCCTTTAACGGATGAAAAGTGGAACGCAGGATTTATTAAATCCTTTCAAGTCTATATGGCAGGTGATCTCATAGGAGATATTGATTCAGAGGGTAAACCCATAAAAGGAAATTCTATCTTGATCTGTTTTAATGGGTCTGAAAATGACATTGTCTTCAAGTTGCCGACAAGAAGAAATAATCGCAGTTGGACTAGAGTGATCGACACATCCTATGGGCAGCTTTCTGCAGAAGACTTTCCTGGAGAATCTACTTACCAACTAAAAGATCGGTCCCTGGCTCTCTTTAGAGGATTAAGACCAAAAGAATAA